A single window of Eucalyptus grandis isolate ANBG69807.140 chromosome 1, ASM1654582v1, whole genome shotgun sequence DNA harbors:
- the LOC120288672 gene encoding major allergen Pru ar 1-like yields MGKYSCSAAINSSTPAGMLFDAFVSASGIISGVFPPVLKSTEVVEHFTCGEGNRDKTVKQKVEARDNKKFIYCYSIMEGDALGTILEEISLDVKITASPKGGSVCKITSKHSANNGVAITEEKILAVKEKAIAAFQVIEDYLVANPRG; encoded by the exons ATGGGAAAGTACAGCTGCAGCGCGGCGATCAATTCCTCCACCCCCGCGGGCATGCTGTTCGACGCCTTTGTCAGTGCCAGTGGCATCATCTCCGGAGTCTTCCCGCCGGTCCTTAAGAGCACCGAGGTTGTCGAGCATTTCACCTGCGGCGAGG GCAACCGGGACAAGACCGTGAAGCAAAAGGTCGAGGCCCGGGACAATAAGAAGTTCATCTACTGCTACTCGATCATGGAGGGGGACGCGCTGGGCACCATCCTTGAAGAGATCAGCTTGGATGTAAAGATCACTGCATCGCCCAAGGGAGGCTCGGTGTGCAAGATCACAAGCAAGCACTCCGCCAACAACGGCGTGGCCATCACCGAAGAGAAGATCTTGGCCGTGAAGGAGAAGGCAATCGCGGCATTCCAGGTCATTGAG GATTATCTGGTAGCAAACCCTCGTGGCTAG
- the LOC104436841 gene encoding major allergen Pru av 1, giving the protein MGVFSCSTEITSSIPAAKAFEAIVNAKNLIPRVLLPVVKSAEFIEDINSTEGNRYRTVKQKVEILDNENFTYYHAIIEGDALGTTLEHISFEVKITALPDGGSVCRNMSTYSRMTRTSPRRKKGP; this is encoded by the exons ATGGGAGTGTTCAGCTGCAGCACCGAGATCACGTCCTCCATCCCCGCGGCCAAGGCGTTCGAGGCCATCGTCAACGCCAAAAATCTCATCCCTAGGGTCCTCCTGCCTGTCGTCAAGAGTGCCGAGTTCATCGAGGATATCAATTCCACCGAAG GCAACCGGTACAGGACAGTGAAGCAAAAGGTCGAGATCCTGGACAATGAGAACTTCACCTACTACCATGCGATCATCGAGGGCGACGCGTTGGGCACTACCTTGGAGCATATCAGCTTTGAGGTGAAGATCACCGCGTTGCCTGACGGAGGCTCGGTGTGCAGGAACATGAGCACGTACTCAAGAATGACGCGGACATCACCGAGGAGAAAAAAAGGGCCGTGA
- the LOC104455261 gene encoding major strawberry allergen Fra a 1.06, protein MGVLSCSTMITSTIPTAKAFEAIVNANNLIPGALLPVLKSAEVVEDITSGESNREKTVKHKIEALDNENFTYCYSITMADALGITLEKITYEVKVTASPEGGSVCKNTSRYFTQNDADITEEKIMFVKEKAIELFQAIEAYLVANPHD, encoded by the exons ATGGGAGTGTTAAGTTGCAGCACCATGATCACGTCCACCATCCCCACGGCCAAGGCGTTTGAGGCCATTGTCAACGCCAACAACCTCATCCCTGGGGCCCTCCTGCCGGTCCTCAAGAGTGCTGAGGTCGTCGAGGATATCACTTCCGGCGAAA GCAACCGGGAGAAGACAGTGAAGCACAAGATCGAGGCCCTGGACAATGAGAACTTCACCTACTGCTACTCGATCACCATGGCCGACGCGCTGGGCATCACCTTGGAGAAGATCACCTACGAGGTGAAGGTCACCGCGTCGCCCGAGGGAGGCTCGGTGTGCAAGAACACGAGCAGGTACTTCACCCAGAACGATGCAGACATCACCGAGGAGAAGATCATGTTTGTGAAGGAGAAGGCGATTGAGTTGTTCCAGGCCATCGAGGCTTATCTGGTGGCAAACCCTCATGACTAG